One Aegilops tauschii subsp. strangulata cultivar AL8/78 chromosome 7, Aet v6.0, whole genome shotgun sequence genomic window carries:
- the LOC109762237 gene encoding probable cinnamyl alcohol dehydrogenase 5 isoform X1 — MAPTATATAAEQSQQHTKKAVGLAALDASGHLSPLAITRRSTGDDDVVIKILYCGICHSDLHSIKNDWKNAKYPMIPGHEIAGEVTEAGKNVTKFKAGDRVGVGCMVNSCQSCESCDKGFENHCPGMIFTYNSVDRDGTLTYGGYSSMVVVHERFVVRFPDAMPLDKGAPLLCAGITVYSPMKYHGLNVPGMHLGVLGLGGLGHVAVKFGKAFGMKVTVISSSPGKKQEALERLGADAFVVSKDADEMKAAMSTMDGIINTVSANIPMAPLFGLLKPNGKMIMVGLPEKPIEVPPFALVASKFTSPISLATGRNHAIAGILRVTDTHIVRVAECTGNKTLAGSCIGGMRDTQEMLDLAAKHGVTADIEVIGAEYVNTAMERLAKADVRYRFVIDIANTLDKAAAAPATTE, encoded by the exons ATGGCAcccacggcgacggcgacggcggcggagcagaGCCAGCAGCACACCAAGAAGGCGGTCGGTCTGGCGGCGCTCGACGCCTCCGGCCACCTCTCCCCGCTCGCCATCACCCGAAG GAGCACCGGAGACGACGATGTCGTGATAAAGATTCTGTATTGCGGGATCTGCCACTCTGACCTGCACAGCATCAAGAACGACTGGAAGAACGCCAAGTACCCCATGATCCCTGGGCACGAGATCGCCGGCGAGGTCACCGAGGCCGGCAAGAATGTGACCAAGTTCAAGGCCGGCGACCGCGTCGGCGTCGGGTGCATGGTGAACTCATGCCAGTCCTGCGAGAGCTGCGACAAGGGCTTCGAGAACCACTGCCCGGGCATGATCTTCACCTACAACTCGGTCGACCGTGACGGCACCCTCACCTACGGCGGCTACTCCAGTATGGTGGTGGTGCACGAGCGCTTCGTGGTCCGGTTCCCTGACGCCATGCCGCTGGACAAGGGCGCGCCCCTGCTGTGCGCCGGCATCACCGTGTACAGCCCCATGAAGTATCACGGGCTGAACGTTCCCGGGATGCACCTCGGGGTGCTGGGACTGGGCGGGCTGGGCCACGTCGCCGTCAAGTTCGGCAAGGCCTTCGGGATGAAGGTGACGGTGATCAGctcgtcgccggggaagaagcAGGAGGCCCTCGAAAGGCTAGGCGCTGACGCGTTTGTTGTCAGCAAGGACGCCGACGAGATGAAG GCTGCGATGAGCACCATGGATGGCATCATAAACACGGTGTCTGCAAACATCCCGATGGCCCCTCTCTTCGGCCTACTGAAGCCCAACGGCAAGATGATCATGGTCGGCCTCCCAGAGAAGCCTATCGAGGTCCCTCCATTTGCTCTGGTTGCCAGTAAGTTCACCTCTCCGATCTCGCTCGCAACTGGAAGAAATCATGCGATCGCAGGCATTTTGCGCGTAACTGATACCCATATTGTGCGCGTGGCTGAATGTACAGGGAACAAGACCCTGGCCGGGAGCTGCATCGGCGGCATGAGGGACACCCAGGAGATGCTAGACCTCGCGGCCAAGCACGGCGTGACGGCAGACATCGAGGTGATCGGCGCGGAGTACGTGAACACGGCCATGGAGCGCCTTGCCAAGGCCGACGTCAGGTATCGATTCGTCATCGACATCGCCAACACCCTCGACAAGGCGGCCGCCGCCCCCGCTACAACCGAGTGA
- the LOC109762237 gene encoding probable cinnamyl alcohol dehydrogenase 5 isoform X2: protein MAPTATATAAEQSQQHTKKAVGLAALDASGHLSPLAITRRSTGDDDVVIKILYCGICHSDLHSIKNDWKNAKYPMIPGHEIAGEVTEAGKNVTKFKAGDRVGVGCMVNSCQSCESCDKGFENHCPGMIFTYNSVDRDGTLTYGGYSSMVVVHERFVVRFPDAMPLDKGAPLLCAGITVYSPMKYHGLNVPGMHLGVLGLGGLGHVAVKFGKAFGMKVTVISSSPGKKQEALERLGADAFVVSKDADEMKAAMSTMDGIINTVSANIPMAPLFGLLKPNGKMIMVGLPEKPIEVPPFALVARNKTLAGSCIGGMRDTQEMLDLAAKHGVTADIEVIGAEYVNTAMERLAKADVRYRFVIDIANTLDKAAAAPATTE from the exons ATGGCAcccacggcgacggcgacggcggcggagcagaGCCAGCAGCACACCAAGAAGGCGGTCGGTCTGGCGGCGCTCGACGCCTCCGGCCACCTCTCCCCGCTCGCCATCACCCGAAG GAGCACCGGAGACGACGATGTCGTGATAAAGATTCTGTATTGCGGGATCTGCCACTCTGACCTGCACAGCATCAAGAACGACTGGAAGAACGCCAAGTACCCCATGATCCCTGGGCACGAGATCGCCGGCGAGGTCACCGAGGCCGGCAAGAATGTGACCAAGTTCAAGGCCGGCGACCGCGTCGGCGTCGGGTGCATGGTGAACTCATGCCAGTCCTGCGAGAGCTGCGACAAGGGCTTCGAGAACCACTGCCCGGGCATGATCTTCACCTACAACTCGGTCGACCGTGACGGCACCCTCACCTACGGCGGCTACTCCAGTATGGTGGTGGTGCACGAGCGCTTCGTGGTCCGGTTCCCTGACGCCATGCCGCTGGACAAGGGCGCGCCCCTGCTGTGCGCCGGCATCACCGTGTACAGCCCCATGAAGTATCACGGGCTGAACGTTCCCGGGATGCACCTCGGGGTGCTGGGACTGGGCGGGCTGGGCCACGTCGCCGTCAAGTTCGGCAAGGCCTTCGGGATGAAGGTGACGGTGATCAGctcgtcgccggggaagaagcAGGAGGCCCTCGAAAGGCTAGGCGCTGACGCGTTTGTTGTCAGCAAGGACGCCGACGAGATGAAG GCTGCGATGAGCACCATGGATGGCATCATAAACACGGTGTCTGCAAACATCCCGATGGCCCCTCTCTTCGGCCTACTGAAGCCCAACGGCAAGATGATCATGGTCGGCCTCCCAGAGAAGCCTATCGAGGTCCCTCCATTTGCTCTGGTTGCCA GGAACAAGACCCTGGCCGGGAGCTGCATCGGCGGCATGAGGGACACCCAGGAGATGCTAGACCTCGCGGCCAAGCACGGCGTGACGGCAGACATCGAGGTGATCGGCGCGGAGTACGTGAACACGGCCATGGAGCGCCTTGCCAAGGCCGACGTCAGGTATCGATTCGTCATCGACATCGCCAACACCCTCGACAAGGCGGCCGCCGCCCCCGCTACAACCGAGTGA
- the LOC109762236 gene encoding CASP-like protein 5B3, whose translation MALRVSQCVFAAASAAAMSSAFGSLNYSAYFYLDTALTLQFLWSMGFACRDIFALRNKKDLHTAPELILIFNIGDWVLAILMFWASCAAASVTIFFRKDVKFCAEYWRLPCTQFELSVALAFITWLLQAVSSFSGFWLLVSLL comes from the exons ATGGCGCTGCGTGTGTCGCAGTGCGTCTTCGCcgccgcgtccgccgccgccatgTCCTCCGCCTTCGGCTCCCTCAACTACAGCGCCTACTT CTACCTGGATACAGCGTTGACCCTGCAGTTTCTGTGGAGTATGGGCTTTGCTTGCCGGGACATCTTTGCTTTGAGGAACAAGAAGGATCTTCACACCGCCCCGGAACTTATACTGATCTTTAATATCGGCGACTGG GTCCTGGCGATTCTCATGTTCTGGGCATCCTGCGCCGCGGCCAGCGTGACGATCTTCTTCAGGAAGGATGTGAAGTTCTGCGCGGAGTACTGGCGGCTGCCCTGCACCCAGTTCGAGCTTTCGGTCGCCCTGGCGTTCATCACGTGGTTGCTGCAGGCCGTGTCTTCTTTCTCCGGGTTCTGGCTTCTCGTTTCCTTGCTCTAG